The nucleotide window CCGTTGAAGATTGTTTGAAACATGATGAAAATCGCTTTGCTTTGGTGGTTCTGGCCGCCCGGCGAGCTCGCCAGCTCATCAAAGGTGCACCTGCCCTTGTGCAAAGTAAAAACCGAGCGGCGGTTACAGCACTTCGCGAAATTGCGGGCAAGCGTGTCTATTTTACCCGTTCGGTTAAAGAAGTGACCAAAGAGTATATCGCGGAACAAAAAGCCGCCGATCCAATGCTCTAGGACGCTCTTACTCAACTGAGTTTTTACGACAGCTCTCGAGTTTGCCTTGGGTGTTTTTGCGATAAAAACGTCTAAGAAAGGTCGCCAGTTCGCCAAGGGCGCCCCGATGCACGAAGTGCTCTTCAATGTACTTTGCAAGCCTTGCAGCATGCCTTGATGCGGTGCGATAGCGCTCCCCGGCTTCGGAATGCTCGTGGTCAATAAAGCTTGTTTTTTCGAATAGATGGCGACGCAAGTGCCTGCTTCGCTCCATGATCACGCCTGCGCCTTGTCCCTGCAGAAGCGCCAAAGCGTACTTATCGATTTCAGCCTGAAGTTCCAGCTCGAGCAGCGAGACTTTATGTCCCCGACTTCCTCGATGATGAAGGTAAGCCACGTGGCTGACGCCCTCTGCAGCAAGGCAGAAGGCCTGGAAATGCGACTGATTGGCGAGTTGCCACGTCTCCGTGGTGGCGAGCAGGTCCAGCGCTTCCTTTTCAACATAAAGCCCAATGGCAATCTCATCGTCGTGTTCCCGAAACCAAACGACTTCACCGCGTTCGATATCATCACCTACGGCGGCTCGAGCGGTGTGTTCATCACAGGAAAAAGCTTCGATAGGCAAGCTTCGATCGAGGTCGTAGAGCTTGGCTAAGTTCTGATGGATATGCTTGAGTATCAATGCAGCTGCTTCTTTTTTGAGGCCTGAGGAAAGAGTCCGTGCTCACGGAGTCGTTCGGCCGCTATCGGCGAGCGCGTTAATCGCCAGCGCTCGTAGAGCTTTACGATGTCCTGCGGACTGCGCAGCGCGGTGCTTTCGCGAATGTCGTCGAGCACCCGCACAAAGGCTCCAAAACGTTTGGCCAGCTCGCCGTAAGTCTCCGCAAATTCAGCTTCGCGAGGCGTTTTGACGCGATGCGCAATTTGCCTTGCGGCTGAATAAGCTCTCTCTCCCATGGTCATGACGTAATCGCGGGTAATGCCCCGTCCGGTCAGGTTCTCCGCGAAAAATCCCGTACGGTACAAGGCGCGATCCCCCATGGACTTAAAGCGACGAAGGCGCTCTGGGCCCTCGGCTTCCATGGCCTTAGCGAATAGTTCAACCAAAGTATGGCGATGCTCTTCGATATCATCGTGGACCGCGAACTCCGCTAAAAGATTAACGAGGTAAAATTCCGTGCGTTCGTGTGTTTTTATGCCTTGGCGCCTCAAAGCAGCTAGCACACGGTCGCGAAAATATGCACGCATGTTCACGTGGCCTTCGATTGAACTCAAACTTGGACCTCCTTGAAAAGCGTCACCTCTATCAAGTATAGCTCAATTTTATGTTGCGAGCGAAATCGCCACGTGAAAAAAATGCCTACATGTAGGTCACGCGATCGTATCTTCGGTGATAACCTCATCCCGTGTTTTTTAATTCAAATAAAAACAACAGTTTATTAGTAAAGGGTGCCCTTCTCTTGACTCCCTCCCTCAGGTGGTTATGTTGCCCACGCTCTAGCAGTCTGGCAGACAGACTGCTAAAAAAATGCCGTCCATTGGCGACGGAAAGACCTTAGGAGGTTTGCGTTATGAAAATCAGGCCCCTTCAAGACCGTGTAATCATAAAACG belongs to Myxococcales bacterium and includes:
- a CDS encoding DNA-directed RNA polymerase subunit omega, giving the protein MARVTVEDCLKHDENRFALVVLAARRARQLIKGAPALVQSKNRAAVTALREIAGKRVYFTRSVKEVTKEYIAEQKAADPML